tttataaaattgttttatactTATAATTattctaaattttaatttttaaaattaagatacTAAGTTATGTTCATGTAGGGAATAAGCTTAAGCTTTCCTGAACTGGCAATTCTCTTATTACatccgatttttaaaattgtaattttttgtttataactgATGTCTTTTTTTGAAATCTTTCGAATGGGAACTCAAAATATTAAGATTGCGCGccatgatttttaaaaatgtatgtgagTGAAGTATTTTTCCGCGGTATTTTTTGCTATAGGCAAATATTTGGAGGAAAAGTATTAAGGTCACCTGGTAACACCGTCCTAACACATTTCCAAGTTCCTTAAGCTTTCTTTGTTGTAATTCCTCCAAAATGGACTGGTACGTGGGCACAGAGTGGGAGGACAAGAGCCGAGGTCTGGCCAAGAAGGTACTGGACGTTCAGTTTACCGAAATGGAAAAACCTACGACAGTCAGCACGGTGGAGTTCAGTGTCAACAATAAGTGCGCCAACTTGGGCGGACGACCTAGCAAGTACTTGTCCAGCGACGAGTCCTCAAAGTATCCCCAACTACACAGCTTGGAAATGGGCACCAGTCTGACCGCAGTGGACTGTTATGTAGAGCTCCTCCTGCAGCAACTTGTTCCCGGCGAAACGGCAGCTTGCAGCATCACAAGCAAAACCGGCGAAATAATTGAGTTTGAACTAAAGCTGGAGAGGATTGTGAAGAACACGCAAGTGGAGAAGCTGGACGCTGCTCAGATCTACAAGGTGGCACTGCGCCTCAAGGAGAGCGGCGTGGCCACCTTCAAAACGTTCCCGAAATTTGCCTTTGATTACTTTGTGCGGGCCGCCAAGCTGCTGATCACCTACAAACCCTTCAACCAACTGACCAAGAAGACGAATGGCATCAACGGTCAAGAGGTGGAGACGCTTTTCATCCAGATACAGACCAACTTGGCGGCCTGTCTGCTGCAGGAGAAGCGCTACGAGCACGTCATCTACCACACGCAGTTCGTGGAGACGGAGGAGGGTCCCAGCGAGAAGGGCATCTACCGGCGGGCGCTGGCCTACTACCACCTGAAAGAGTTCGCCAAGGCGCAGGCTACGATCGAGCGGTTGCCCAACTACGAGGAGAAGCGAGAGTTCAGCAAACTGCGCGACAACATAGCGGCCAGCTGGAAGGATAGTAACGCCCATTACAAGGAGGTGGTGCAGCGCATGTTCAGCTAGTTCCCATTGATAACATCTTTATGTCAGTTTATAAAATAGCCTATGTTTAATGTACTACTTTGATTTCCTACTCTTTTTGTGGTCGAACTTGGCCCTCCTATTCTTGGGGTCAAACTtgtcctttttgtttttatggtcGAACTTGTTCTTCCTGTCCTTTCGGTCAAACTTGTCCTTGCGGTCAAACTTATCCTTGCGGTCAAACTTATCCCTGCGTTCAAGCTTGTTATCCTTGTCTTTGGGATCCAGCTTAGCTCGCTTGTTCTTGTATTTCATGCCACCGGTCAGGTTGGGTCTCTTGCGAGAGGACTTTTCTTCCATTTTGAAGAGTTCTGCAATgagaatatttatacttttgttCTAGTCCGAGATCCATGTGGCAACTCACCTTCATCTGGATCCTCGCCCACTTCCTCTTTGTAGTACTCCGCATCGTCCTCGGGATCGCTGTCATTGCGTCCCTCCGCCGCGCGCTTGGCTGCCCACTTTTCGTCTTTCTTAAGTTTCAGATTGCGAGCCCGATTCTCGGCCTGTTCCTTCTTACGTTGCTCCTTCTGCTTTCGCTTCTTTTCCACGAGCTTGCGCGTGGTTTCCTTCTCGTCCTCCGTCTTGACCACATGGTCGTGGTAAAGAACTTCGCCGGTCAGGAGGCCCTCCTCTATTTTGATGAGCTGCAAGGTTAGGCGCGGTCCGATCTCGTGCAGCTTGATGGAACTCTTGTTGTCCTCCAGGTTGCCCTTGCTTTTGAGCGTTTGCGCCAGGACCACATGTGACTGTTCGTCGTCCTCGGCCTCTGATTCGGAGGCATAGCCATCTCTGGAAAAGATGCAGGTAAATTAATGGATGAAATGGGCATATCGGGGCTGCTCCTTACTTTGTCACAAAATCCACCACTTCGTTGCACTTGCCCAGATTGGGTACTGTGCCTTTGACTATCTTCTGGACCGCTCGCTTCAAACCCACGGGCACCACCTGCACGGAGTAGTGTCGCATCTCGACTAGCTTCGTTTCCGGATTGTACGAGAAGAGGACACAGCGACGGATGGTGCCTATGTTCACCTGGGCCAGGTTGATGGAGGGGAACATGTTTTGGAACGTGGTGGCCATCAGCTTCAGGTGCTTGCCATCGCCACTGAAGTTGTTCATGATGACCAAAGGAGCGTGCTTGAAGTGGTCGTTGTCGATCATCTGCTTTTTGCTCAACGAGATCACATCCCTGGACAGGGTGAATTGGTGGACCTGTTTGAGGATTTAACACCTGTGTTATGAAATGCGTTTAACTAAGCGTAAACATACTACCTTGAAAGTCAGGGAAGGACCGCGCGGCAGACGAACCACTTTGAAGGACAGCTGTGTGGAGGCCTTGTTGAAGATGCCCATGTGCGAGACGTGGAAGAAGCTGCTCAGGCTGACAAAGTCCTTGATGCGGTTCATCCGCTTCTCGCGCAAGTTGCTGGCCGTGAAGGGCTCCATGATGCGGCGGAAGTCCAGGGTGAGATCCGTAATGTACGGACAGGTCAGGCCGCGGTGGATGACGAAGGAGTGCGGCGCCTCCACAATTTCACTCGGCTCGCTGGCCTTAAAGGCCGCCGTACGCGTCTTTGGATGCACTTTCTTTTTGCCGCCCatgtttttgtgtttctttcTCCACTTTCCTGCCGCACGTGTTAAGATCAGTGTGGTCGCATATGCGGGAAATACCTTCCGCGCTGAAACCGGCCCCTCTGGTCactctattttcatttaaaactttttccctCCAAATCAAGACCCTTTCAACTtccttttgtttaaattatatttatttaatcacaCTTAACATAGCAAACACAAATGATGTTTTTTCGTTTCATTCATgcatttaaagttttacaacTGTTCTTGTTTGATTTCTCTTTATCAGCTAGTTTtagacaaattttattttatttagtggccaattgtttaaaatgtaatagtgaaaactgaaaaagaaATTCCGCAAAATTGCTTACGCCGAGCTGCAGTGTTGCGAATATAAATTGCATCATAATCGAATATTTCCGGATGTTTGTTGTTTATCTCGAAAATTACaactatatatttatgttgcgaaaaattaataatattaatatttttaatattagcatatatgtatatttatataaattatagttCTACAGCTTAAACTGAATTTGGAGTGTTTAGTTTtgcttgctttctttctttcaaCGGCGATCGATTTATGCGATACTCTTTAaatctgtatatataaaacttcAGTTTAAACCGCAGTTAACTACAGCCGGATGTTGTTTTCgattctgttgctgctgttggtggtggtggtgttgatTTGATTTATCAATTTATGCACATATGACAAACTGTGActgaaaaacacaaaaacatcTTATGCGGTCCATCAGATATTCGCTGCTTCTGATCttgtagttgttgctgctgctgctgttgttgtagttgtaattgttgttgcttctgTTTATGTTGCTGTTCTGGCGGTTGCGGGGGATAGCGAAAGTTGCTTGGGGCGGTCACTGACAGCACTGCTTGCGCACATCAGCGGTAACCGTCGGCTTTACGTCGATGGGCTCCACATTCGACGGACGAATGACATCACCTTCCGGCGGATCTCTGATCTGTTTCTGCGACACAATGCGATAGATCtctgaaaaccgaaaaaaggAATCTGTTAGTCAATCTTCACTTGCAACACTTTTTTAATATCCCTCAAAAAGATTTCTCATTACCATTACTTTTTGGATTTCAACAACTAGTGTTAAGTTAGATGacacatttttttggtttttttgacTTCCAGGAAccagtttaaaaatgtttttataagcATAACTTTTTTTCATGTTTGAATTTGaacttacaaaattttaaatttaagattaaaaatataccctttaatatgtatgtaaaaaataaataattttcaaatagaTAATAACTACAACATAAATGAGTGGATTTGAAAACAAGGAAACTCCCCGTTAAAATAAAGCGTTTCTTATATGCCACTTAAggatatgtttaaaattatttttgatacaATAGAATTGACTGCCTATTAATAGAATTAAGGTAATTGCTACATTAAGCTGAAGAATCTTCAGATGAAGGACTCACCTGTGAGTATGTTTTGGAATGCCGTTTCAACGTTCGTCGAGTCTAGGGCCGAGGTTTCTATGAAACTCAAGCCGTTGCGCTCGGCAAACAGTTTCGCCTCGTCCGTGGGCACGGATCGCAAATGCCTCAAGTCGGACTTGTTGCCCACCAGCATAATGACGATGTTCTGGTCCGCGTGGTCGCGCAGCTCCCGCAGCCACCGCTCCACGTTCTCGTAAGTCAAATGCTTGGCAATGTCATAAACGAGCAGGGCTCCCACGGCACCGCGATAGTAGGCAGAGGTGATGGCTCGATAACGCTCCTGGCCGGCCGTATCCCAGATTTGcgctttaattgtttttccatCGACCTGTGTCGGGTAGACAAAATAAGTTGAAACAAAGGAAGAACATTAGAATAGTGACAGTAATTGGCAATTTCGCCAAGTTAGACTTGTGGTGCTTTTGCTttgaaaatcaatataaaaacTCAACATAGTGATGTCAGCAGCTAGGTACAAATTAGAGTCCATGGGGATATTACCAATGGGACATTTGGGTACCCAATTCTGACGTCAGTtgaataatttagttttaaccGAGCCAAATGCCCCTTGATACTTTCTTTCATTTGGCTACTGGACAACAACTTAGCTTAATCTTAACATAGTTCAAATTgcttgcaaaaatatttaaaagaacgtatgatttaaatttaaaaataataatgaattttaatgacCTTTCATGtcagaaaaatataagaattcaataaattggttttattttagtgACTTTTTTCGTTTAAGTGGCAAGTATTATGTCAACATTTAGCTTTTCCCCGCAGGATTGCTCCATAAGTTATGCAAGGACACCAATTGGCAATCCTTTATTTAGTGAAATTCTCAGACACTTACTGAAATTGAACGTAAGTTTTCCCCCCATTTTCTGATAGATGCCATCACTACGCGCCCTCCCTGCAAAACGCACACGCAAGTTCTCCGTGACCCACTCAGTGGGTGGTATTTTTCCAAACCCCACTCCATCTCATACTTTTCCGCCTTGTACTCACCTCTATGCTGCGCGTTGCAAACTCAACGCCAATCGTCGACTTGGActccaaattaaattcattgcGCGTGAAACGTGAGAGCAAGTTACTTTTACCAACACCCGAGTCACCGATAAGGACAACTGCAAAGGATTAGAGAGCATTAGTGACGCTGGCGACATTGGCATTGGATAATCGAAAGATCCCAAGTTGCATAATATATGTGGGTGTGTGTTTCAGCCAGTAGTTTGTGTTTTACGGCAGGCCAGGAGTGTGACTTGTAGCCCGCCTAGGTCATGTCCTCCTTTTGCTGCTGGCGCGGCGCCCCAAGGTCAGCAAGTACATAAAACCGCTATGCTCGGGGAATTTCAGTCCATAGGCCATGGaaacaaatgttttatgaTTGTGGGAGTTGACGTTCGGGAGTTCGTGTTATTGTACTTTATTGCCGATAGagcaaacatttattaaacaattggGTGGGAGTGGTTTGATAACTTGTTCATTTATTCAGTATCATTGGAAAACCAGCCTATTACTTAAAAGAAAGcaaattgtttgtattttttgtctacaagattatcttttatttttttttgctagaaTCTATCAAGCTTATATTATGTGTGAATTTAAGGAGCACAAATCCTggataatttttatatttgacacattttttgaatattattgatttcattcagaataaaataacattaacTCATCAAACACTATTTGCAATATCAATCTCTCCGTagctgcacagaaaaaaaagtagcTCAAAATAAATCGAAATGCGCCAATGAATATAAAAGAAATCCAACCTTGTatattatttcatattaatcaaaacaacaatatCAGTAGGTAAATAAATACGAAGATGATCACGTAAAGCCTTTGCCTCAGTAAACCGTTTttagatacaatttttaaattttagtttcagaattaaacaaattaaggtTTTAACCAATCAAATTATTCATAATATCGTATAcattttctctctgtgtggACAGCTGAGAGCAGCCTGGTTACACTTATCAGCGAGAGCGCTGAGTCACTCCGTTTTCTACTCTCTATCTCTTCGTTTCTAACGATCTTCAAGAGAAATTACTTAGTTAAGCGGATGTGACGAGAAATTAAAAGGGGAGTAATCGACGGCTATTACTTACTAGGGGAATGGCTCGAACAACCCAAATATACAGCTCACTTTGGTTATGTGATTATGTGCTTATCGCCGAGTGGAATTCTTCAACAATTGTTGGCAGGTTCCGTGagtcatacatttttaatatcgtTATGTGTGAAATGTGTGGCCTAATCATGCATATCGTCtgtttttgtacttttttttggaTGCTTGACCCAAAAACGGAACCAGATAAGggtttaaatatttgacaaaAGATGCCAGTtctatattataattaatggCATTCAACAGTTGCTCAGCTGTGATTGTAGTTTTTCAAGCGCAATACGAATATACATATGGCGTAGTAGCAAACAAAGGAGAACTGAGAATTGATGACCCCTTGAgcataaacagaaaaaattctCTGTACAATGGGACAAATGGGTTGTAATAATGATT
This genomic window from Drosophila gunungcola strain Sukarami chromosome 3R, Dgunungcola_SK_2, whole genome shotgun sequence contains:
- the LOC128265642 gene encoding protein Peter pan isoform X2, with the translated sequence MGGKKKVHPKTRTAAFKASEPSEIVEAPHSFVIHRGLTCPYITDLTLDFRRIMEPFTASNLREKRMNRIKDFVSLSSFFHVSHMGIFNKASTQLSFKVVRLPRGPSLTFKVHQFTLSRDVISLSKKQMIDNDHFKHAPLVIMNNFSGDGKHLKLMATTFQNMFPSINLAQVNIGTIRRCVLFSYNPETKLVEMRHYSVQVVPVGLKRAVQKIVKGTVPNLGKCNEVVDFVTKWLCLRIRGRGRRTVTCGPGANAQKQGQPGGQQEFHQAARDRTAPNLAAHQNRGGPPDRRSSLPRPCGQDGGREGNHAQARGKEAKAEGAT
- the LOC128259609 gene encoding ras-related protein Rab-11A gives rise to the protein MGAREDEYDYLFKVVLIGDSGVGKSNLLSRFTRNEFNLESKSTIGVEFATRSIEVDGKTIKAQIWDTAGQERYRAITSAYYRGAVGALLVYDIAKHLTYENVERWLRELRDHADQNIVIMLVGNKSDLRHLRSVPTDEAKLFAERNGLSFIETSALDSTNVETAFQNILTEIYRIVSQKQIRDPPEGDVIRPSNVEPIDVKPTVTADVRKQCCQ
- the LOC128265642 gene encoding protein Peter pan isoform X1, whose translation is MGGKKKVHPKTRTAAFKASEPSEIVEAPHSFVIHRGLTCPYITDLTLDFRRIMEPFTASNLREKRMNRIKDFVSLSSFFHVSHMGIFNKASTQLSFKVVRLPRGPSLTFKVHQFTLSRDVISLSKKQMIDNDHFKHAPLVIMNNFSGDGKHLKLMATTFQNMFPSINLAQVNIGTIRRCVLFSYNPETKLVEMRHYSVQVVPVGLKRAVQKIVKGTVPNLGKCNEVVDFVTKDGYASESEAEDDEQSHVVLAQTLKSKGNLEDNKSSIKLHEIGPRLTLQLIKIEEGLLTGEVLYHDHVVKTEDEKETTRKLVEKKRKQKEQRKKEQAENRARNLKLKKDEKWAAKRAAEGRNDSDPEDDAEYYKEEVGEDPDEELFKMEEKSSRKRPNLTGGMKYKNKRAKLDPKDKDNKLERRDKFDRKDKFDRKDKFDRKDRKNKFDHKNKKDKFDPKNRRAKFDHKKSRKSK
- the LOC128265657 gene encoding uncharacterized protein LOC128265657, with the translated sequence MDWYVGTEWEDKSRGLAKKVLDVQFTEMEKPTTVSTVEFSVNNKCANLGGRPSKYLSSDESSKYPQLHSLEMGTSLTAVDCYVELLLQQLVPGETAACSITSKTGEIIEFELKLERIVKNTQVEKLDAAQIYKVALRLKESGVATFKTFPKFAFDYFVRAAKLLITYKPFNQLTKKTNGINGQEVETLFIQIQTNLAACLLQEKRYEHVIYHTQFVETEEGPSEKGIYRRALAYYHLKEFAKAQATIERLPNYEEKREFSKLRDNIAASWKDSNAHYKEVVQRMFS